The sequence CCCTCGTCGCGGCCACGGCGGTCGGAATCAGTCATGGTGTCGTGATCGTGTCTCGCTCACCGGAGTCGCCACCACAGCGTCCCGGCGATCCCGATCGCAGTGAGAACGACCATCGCCCTGATGATAACTCCGACAACCCCGATTCCGCCATCGTCGCTACTCGGCGTGACCTCCACGGGATGCTGATAGGCGTCGGAGAGCTGAGTCTCTCCGCGTTCGGTGTCGTACTCGAAATCGAGTTCGACCGGGTGGGTCTCTGCCGGCGCGTCGGGTGCGGCGAACACGTCGAACTGGAGTTTAGCAGACTCTCCGGGGGCGAGTTCGGCGACGAACGCCTCGTCGTTCTGGGAGTTGAGCGGACTGTCCGCGTAGAGGTTCGCGTCGATGTTCGACAGGGTCTCGTCGCGCCTGTTCGTGATCTCGATGACGAACTCGGAGTGGCCGCCCTGTTCGACGGTGATGCCGTCGTCCGCGAGGGAGAACTCGTCCGTTCTGGGATCGATGACCACGCGCTCGGAGAACGGGCCGTCCTCGACGGTCGAGCGATCGCCGGCACTGTACTCGATCGTGAACCGAACCTGCCGCGGTCCCTCGTCGGCCTGCCCGCTAACGTCGACCGGGTAACGGAACTCGGTGGACTCACCGGGTTCGATCGGTGGGAGCGCATAGCGGGTGTCCTCGACGAACAGCGAGTCGGTCATCGGTTCGACGACCAGGACCGCGTCGTCGACGGCCCGGGTTCCGTCGTTTTTCACCTCGCCGGTGACCACGCCGTTGTAGCCGACCGCGAGCGTGTCCTCGACGTTCGAGATCGAGAACGACTGTTCCGGTGCGGGGGCGAGACTCGCCGTCTCGGTGACTGCTTCCTCCCGCTGGATACCCGACCCGTCGGCGTAAGCGAACTCGAGGTCGAGCGGCTTGGCGCCCGCGCTGGCCGTTGCGGCGATTTCGACGTCGACCGACACGGTCGCGGTTTCGCCGGGTTCGAGGTCGCCGAGGACTTCCTCGGCTGCCTCGCCGTCGACGGTGACGCCGCCGCCACCGGTGATCGTCACGCGAGTCTGTGTGGCAGTATCGGCGCCGACGTTCTCGATCTCGAGGGTTGCCGTCCCGTCGCCACCGGGTTCGACGTCGGTGGCGACGTCGCTGATCTCGAACTGTGGGTCGTCTGGAACGACGATCGTGAGGTCGATCGTATCGCTTCCCGTGCGCTGATAGACGACACCGGAGTTATCCGATACCTGGTAGTCGTAGGAGTAGGAGACCTCGATGGTGACGTCGTACTCGCCAGGATCGACGTCTTCGGGGACGGCGATCCGCTGGCTGACTTCCTGCATCTGGCCTTCGCCGAGCGAACCGATCGAGGAGGTGCCGGAGCGAACCTCGAACGGCCCCTCGTTGACGATTTCGACGGTGACACCGCGTGCACCGGTGACTCGCTCGCTCTGGGTACCGAGTCGGAGGTTACCCTCGTTTTGGACCTGTATTCCGACGGACTCCTCGGTGCCGGCGGCGATCCGATTGTCGGGAATCGAGGCGTCGATTTCGGGTTCGCCACGGGTCAACTCTCCGTCGGAACCGGAGGCCTGGAGTTCCTGGGAAACGTTGACGTCGTCGTCTGCGGCGACGGGAGCGGTTCCAAGCGCGACGATCAGAAAAACGGTCAGCAAAACTATGCCGGCGAGACCACGGAGGCGATATCCACCGTTCACGGGTGCTCCCCTCCCGTCAACGAAGTCCCATGGGAAGCCGAGAGCAGCGACAGCGAACGGACGTTCGTCGACCACGTGGGGACCAGTCGGCCCGGCGTCGGCGACCGGCCGAACCTATCAGGGTCGAACTCTGTCATCGTCTTCAACTGTGTTGGGTCGATTATATCTTTTGTGATTGAACACTCAATCACATCACTTATGCGGGCTGCGCTGCTGTCAGGGGACATGCGTGGCTCATCTCTCGAAAACCCGCCATCTGGCCGGGTCGGACAGACACCTCTGGAGACTCCTGACGATCCGAACGCTGCCCCGGAGCACGGCGGCAGAGATCCACGGTGTCTGCGAACAGGCGGTGGGGACAGATGAGCGACGACCCGTTCGCAGACCCCCAGGACACCAGCGAACAGATCCTCGCGGCCACCTACCGGGCTCTCAGAGATCGCGGCTACGACGAGCTCACGATCAGCGCCATCGGCGAGGAGTTCGAAAAGAGCCCGTCGCTCGTCTACCGCCACTACGACAGTAAAGACGAACTCGTGCTCGAGTGTCTCGCCTACCTCCTCGAGCGCTTCGAACGGGAGGTCACCAGCGAGTCGATCACCGACCCGCGTGGCCGCCTCGAGGACTTCCTCGAGTGGGGAGTCAGGGGTGATTCGTCGGATCGGCTGGCGTTCGTCGCGATGATCGTCGAACTCCGGTCGCTGGCCGTCCACGACGAGGCCTATCGAGAACACTTCACGCGGAGCGACGACGTGTTCGTCGCCTATCTCACCGACGTCATCGAGGCCGGCATCGAATCCGGCGACTTTCGCGAGTGTGACCCCGAGCAGGTCGCCCGGACGCTCGTCACGACGCTCTCGGGTGCGATCGTTCACTACTCGACTACCGAACGTGACTGGCTCGAGGACGTCGCTGCCGAACTCGACACCTACGTCGAAACGAGACTGGACGCTCGAGAGTAGCCGGACGTCGATCAGTAGTCCTGCTAGTCCGAAGCCGGGTGGTCGACCGTTTCGTCGGCCTGCCCGTCCTCGAGACCGGGGAGATCAGAGACGAATCGCTTGACGATCGCTTCCTCTGCACGGTGGAGCGTCTCGCTGCAGGTCGACTTCGCGACGTCGAGTTCGTCGGCCAGTTCCGTCAGCGAACACCGCCGTGGGGTGTCGTAGTAGCCCGCCTCGACCGCGGCTTCGACCACCTCGAGCTGTCGGTCAGAGAGGAGTTGACTGGCGTGGAGCCGTTCGCGAACGCGTTCGATCCGATACTGGAGGCCGAACTGTTCGAACTGCTGGGCGAGTTCGGCGAGGCGTTCACGCGAGCCGGTGACCTCGAGGGTGGCTTCGCCGTCGGCGATCTCGACGGGGAGTTCGATCGGGATACCGGAAGCCCTCGACGAGAACAGCAACAGCGGTGCGGTCGTTTCGAAGTGAACCGTCGCCTCTCCGTCGTGGTGTTCGGCGACCGTCAGTTCTGTGAGCTGTGAGTGAGCTGCCATCTCCTCGATCACGCTGTCGACGTCGTCGCCGTCGATCCGGACGAGTGCGAAGCCGGTGTCCTCGCCCGGGACGGCAGCGAGAACTCGGAATGTCGTCTGCGGGTGGGCCGTCGATACGTGCTGGATCCACACCCGCTCTGGCAGCGTGACCGTGAGCGTCGCCTGTGCCATACGCGTCTCGACTCGAGGGTGGTACCGGAGACACGAATACGTTCGGCCCCGTTCCTACCGCGTGAGAACGACACGACCGTTAAGGACAGGTATTCCGCTTGACGCGACCGGTACCGGGCTAGCGGGAGCGGTCTCCTGCCCGTCTGACGGCAGGTCTCACGGCACGGCCGATGCCGACCGGCCGCCGATTCGACTGCCGCGAGACTCGCGGCTAGCCTCTACCTACCCCCGCTCGAAGGCCGACCGATCACGGTACGGGAGCCAGACGCTACGGGCACGTGCAAGCAACGGCGCTATTCGCCATTTTGCACTACCTACCGATAGGTAGCGACCACCCCGTGTACGTGAACATTAGCTTTGCCCGACCGAGGGCGACCAGATAACGGAATCGAGGCGACGGTATGTCAGGCGAACCGACGACCACGACGGAGCAGTCTTCACGACGAGCGAGCACGCCGACAGACGCCACTTCGACGTTCGATCGACGAGCCGTCCTTCGAACGCTGGCCAGCGGGGGCTACGCCCTCGGCGTCGCCGGGGTCCTCGGCGTCGACGACTTCCTCGCGACCGACGACGACGACCCGGTCGAGGTCGTCACCGCGCTCGTGCGTGAAGATCCGTCGGACCCGTTCTCGCTCGAGGAACGGACTCGCGAGGTGCCCGCCGGCTGGTACGAGGCCGTCAGCACCGCCCTCGAGGTGAACGACCTGCTCTCGCGCGTCGGGTTCACCGGCTACCTCGGGAGCGCAGTGGTCCCCGGACCCTACGAGGACGAGAGCGCCGCCGTCTCCGTTGGCGTCTCGACGGAGGACAGTTCGATTCCGGAGATGATCCGGGAGATAGGCGACGGCGTCTCGTTCGATCGCGAGACGATCGTCGACGTCGAGGGCCTCGAGGACGGGCCCGACGATCTCGAGCCGCGACTGGCCACACCCGTCGACGACCCACTCACCGTCGAACGACCCCTGGAGGTCACCCCCAGCGGCGTCGCCTGCGAGACCTCCTCGAGTCTGGCCACGCTCGGACCCGCACTGTACGATCCCGAACGTCAACGTGGGTACTTCGCGACCGCGGAGCACGCGTTCGAGGAGGTCGACGACCCGATCGGCGAATCGCTTCGATTGCCACTCGAGAACGCAGAACCGCTCGAACTCGGCGTGGTCGACCGCGCCTACGAGGCCGAGGACGTCGCCCTGATCGAGCCGACAGACGGGATCGCACCCTCGGGTGCGATCCATGGGACGGACCAGCATCGGGTTCGCGGTCAACTCACGAAGTTCGGCGTCGCAGATCTCATCGCCCGCGACGAACGCCTCGAGAAGGTCGGTGCAATGACCGGCCATACGACCGGACAGATACAGGGAATCGACGCCGTCACCTGCTTCACCGATCGGTTCTGTCGACGGGGCCAGATCCGCTGGGGTGGCGAGATGGACCTGACCGACGGCGACAGCGGCTCCGTGAGCTACTACCCCGATCCCGAGGGCGACCCGGAGGACGTTCTCGTGGCGGGATTCAACAACGCGCGCACGTGGTGGCCCGGCCAGAGTTACGTCTGGGGGGTCGCCGCGTACACACTGTACGACGACCATGGTTACCACTTCTGATCATCCGCAGTTGCCGGGGAACGAGTACCGATGACCGGACGTCGAGACGACCACGCAGACGATCCACAGCAAGCGCCGGCGGAGGGCCGGCCGGCGGGGGACGACCCACGTCGATCGACCGACGGTGCCGGAGCCCCCTGGCGGGACCGAGAGCCCACGCCGCGTCGCGACCACGCGGCGACCGACCGAGGGTCGTCGAACGTGACGGCTTCGGCCGGTGGCCTCGTCAGAGCCGGCAGCCGGGTCCTCGCTGACGCGCTCATCCTCGGCCTCTGGGTAGTTTTTCTCACACTCCTGTTTCTCGAGACGAACTGGCCACGGTGGGGGTTCTACGGGCTGCTCCTCGGCGGAGTCACCATCTACGTCTCCGTTACCACACCGTGGCTGGGGACTCGCGACTGACGGCTTCCGTGGTCGCGGTCTCGAGAACAGCTATCACAGCGAACGGAGAAAACGGTTGCCGCGGTCGGCTGCCCTCACTCGCCTGCGAGGACGGTCTCGAGGCGGTCGATCAGTTCCGTGTTGCCGACGTGAAGGGGTGCTCGCTGGTGAAGGTCGGTCGGCTCGACCTCGAGGATCGATTGCGCTCCATCGGAGGAGCGCCCGCCGGCGGCTTCGACGAGGTACGCGATGGGGTTACACTCGAACTGCAGGCGGAGTTTGCCACGGGGGCTATCCTCGAGTGCGGGGTACGCGAAGACGCCGCCGTAGGTCAGCACCTGGTTGACGTCGCCGATCATCGCCCCACCGTAGCGGAGTTTGTGGTCCGGATTCGATTCGACTTCGCGGACGAACTCGTGGAAGTCGTCGTGCCAGTGTGGGACGCGACCGCCGAAGCCGTAGACGAGCGGATCGTCCGGGAGCGTGACGTCCTCCTCGACGACAGTTCGCTCGCCGCCGGTCAGTTCGTACTTCGTGACCGAGCCGTCGCGGGCGTAGGCCATCGTCGTGATCGGCCCGTAGAGGATCCAGCCGGAGGCAACCAGCGCGGTCCCCGGTGCGGGGAGCGGTTCGTCGTAGATGCCGAACACCGTCCCCATCGTGTTGTTGGATTTCAGGTTCGACGAGCCGTCGAGTGGATCGACGGCGACGTACACCTGCTCGTCCCCGCCGTCGATAATTTCCGACCGCTCCTCGCTCGCGTACTGGGCGACGCCGTCGATGGCGGTGAGCCGGTCGGCGAGTAACTCGTCTGCCCAGACGTCAGCCTCTGCCTGAACCTCGCCGCTTGGGTTCTCCACGTCGGCTTTCCCACGACGGCCCACCAGCCCCTGTCGAATCTCCGTCGCCGAGCGCGCGATCGTCGAGGCGACCTGTTCGACAGCGGCGTCGATATCGGAGTCCGTCATTCCTACTCGGTCGCCTCGAGGGCGGCGTCTGCCGTCTCCTCTTCGTAGACGACGAGCTCGAGAGCGTCGAGGATCCGCGTCGGGTTCTCGCGCTGCCAGACGTTGCGACCGACAGCGAGCCCTTTCGCACCCGCACCGATTGCTGCCTCGACCGTCGAGAGGAACTCGTAGTCAGACGTCTTGGAGCCACCGCTCATGACGACTTTCATGTCGCCGGCAGCCTTGCAGGCGTGTTCCATCGCTTCGGGGCTGCCGGGGTACTTGACCTTCGCGATGTCGGCACCCAGCTCGAGGCCGAGACGGGTCGCGTATGAGATGACGTCCGGCTTCGTGTCGTTTTTGAGACCCTGTCCGCGGGGGTACGACCACATGACGACCGGGAGGTCGTGCTTGCGAGCGTCCTCCTGGACGTCGCGGAACTCTTCGGCCATCTCGACTTCGTGGTTCGAGCCGCCGTAGAGGGTAAAGCCGACGGCGTCGGCACCCAGTTCCGCCGCGTAGTCGACCGAACAGTTGACCGCCGAGTCGTACTCGCCCATCCAGAGGTTCGACGTGCCGTTTACCTTGAGCAGGAGGTTCACGTCGTCCTCGAAGCTCGGGTAGTACCCCTCGGCGATCCCCTTCTGGACGGCCATCGCGGTGACGGCGTCGTGGGTCGCCGTCTCGAACACCGTCGACGGATCGAGCTTCTCCGGGACCTCCTCGAAGTCGACCGGGCCGTGTTCGAGTCCGTGGTCCATCGCCAGAATCAGTGACTTGCCGTCGCGAACGATCGGAGAATCGTCGATCGGAATCATCTGCTAGACGGTGCTACAGGCCGGTATAAATCTCTGATGGTCCGCCTTTACTGAATTCCTTACTCGAGTTGTACACAATCTTCCCGGTGCTCGAACCGACGCGTGTCCCTCCTCGAGCGCGGGTCCTCGACGGTCAGTCGACCAGCTCTCGAGCGTTGTATCGCCAGGTGCGGACGTGGAGCACATCGAGGTCGAGCAGACGGGCGACCTGTGCGGCGTCGACCGTCGCCAGCCGCTCGGCAGAGTGGATTCCGGCCTCGGCGAGCGTCTCGGCGTCGGCCGGTCCGACCCCAGCGACCGTCGTCACCGGCGTCGGCCGCGGATAGGGTCGCTCGGTGCCCCCATCGCCGCCTCCTCGGTCGTCGGAGTCGGTCCGGGAACCGGTCGCCTCGAAAGCCTGCCACTCCTCGTCACCGCTGGCGGCGATCCACTCGCGCTCGGCCTCGCCGAGGCCGCGGACCGTCGCGGATCGTCCCTCGAGATCGCCGTCGGTCTCGAACGACCACGGTAACGAGAATCGGCGGCGTAACGCGTCCGCAAGTTCCTCTTCGAGGCCTGCCTCGAGTAACATCCGGTAGGAGTACTCCTTTTTTTCGACGGCCACAGGGTCGACGCCAGCCGCCTCGAGTGCCTCCCGCTCGTCGTCCTCGAGGGCGTCGCGGTCGACTGCGTCCCTGACGATACGTTCGTTGCTCACGCGAGTCACCGACTACCAGTAGCTCACACCCTCGTCTCTTGAAACTTGTC is a genomic window of Natrarchaeobaculum aegyptiacum containing:
- a CDS encoding class I fructose-bisphosphate aldolase, with translation MIPIDDSPIVRDGKSLILAMDHGLEHGPVDFEEVPEKLDPSTVFETATHDAVTAMAVQKGIAEGYYPSFEDDVNLLLKVNGTSNLWMGEYDSAVNCSVDYAAELGADAVGFTLYGGSNHEVEMAEEFRDVQEDARKHDLPVVMWSYPRGQGLKNDTKPDVISYATRLGLELGADIAKVKYPGSPEAMEHACKAAGDMKVVMSGGSKTSDYEFLSTVEAAIGAGAKGLAVGRNVWQRENPTRILDALELVVYEEETADAALEATE
- a CDS encoding COG1361 S-layer family protein, yielding MLTVFLIVALGTAPVAADDDVNVSQELQASGSDGELTRGEPEIDASIPDNRIAAGTEESVGIQVQNEGNLRLGTQSERVTGARGVTVEIVNEGPFEVRSGTSSIGSLGEGQMQEVSQRIAVPEDVDPGEYDVTIEVSYSYDYQVSDNSGVVYQRTGSDTIDLTIVVPDDPQFEISDVATDVEPGGDGTATLEIENVGADTATQTRVTITGGGGVTVDGEAAEEVLGDLEPGETATVSVDVEIAATASAGAKPLDLEFAYADGSGIQREEAVTETASLAPAPEQSFSISNVEDTLAVGYNGVVTGEVKNDGTRAVDDAVLVVEPMTDSLFVEDTRYALPPIEPGESTEFRYPVDVSGQADEGPRQVRFTIEYSAGDRSTVEDGPFSERVVIDPRTDEFSLADDGITVEQGGHSEFVIEITNRRDETLSNIDANLYADSPLNSQNDEAFVAELAPGESAKLQFDVFAAPDAPAETHPVELDFEYDTERGETQLSDAYQHPVEVTPSSDDGGIGVVGVIIRAMVVLTAIGIAGTLWWRLR
- a CDS encoding helix-turn-helix domain-containing protein yields the protein MAQATLTVTLPERVWIQHVSTAHPQTTFRVLAAVPGEDTGFALVRIDGDDVDSVIEEMAAHSQLTELTVAEHHDGEATVHFETTAPLLLFSSRASGIPIELPVEIADGEATLEVTGSRERLAELAQQFEQFGLQYRIERVRERLHASQLLSDRQLEVVEAAVEAGYYDTPRRCSLTELADELDVAKSTCSETLHRAEEAIVKRFVSDLPGLEDGQADETVDHPASD
- a CDS encoding TetR/AcrR family transcriptional regulator — protein: MSDDPFADPQDTSEQILAATYRALRDRGYDELTISAIGEEFEKSPSLVYRHYDSKDELVLECLAYLLERFEREVTSESITDPRGRLEDFLEWGVRGDSSDRLAFVAMIVELRSLAVHDEAYREHFTRSDDVFVAYLTDVIEAGIESGDFRECDPEQVARTLVTTLSGAIVHYSTTERDWLEDVAAELDTYVETRLDARE
- a CDS encoding class 1 fructose-bisphosphatase, whose translation is MTDSDIDAAVEQVASTIARSATEIRQGLVGRRGKADVENPSGEVQAEADVWADELLADRLTAIDGVAQYASEERSEIIDGGDEQVYVAVDPLDGSSNLKSNNTMGTVFGIYDEPLPAPGTALVASGWILYGPITTMAYARDGSVTKYELTGGERTVVEEDVTLPDDPLVYGFGGRVPHWHDDFHEFVREVESNPDHKLRYGGAMIGDVNQVLTYGGVFAYPALEDSPRGKLRLQFECNPIAYLVEAAGGRSSDGAQSILEVEPTDLHQRAPLHVGNTELIDRLETVLAGE
- a CDS encoding helix-hairpin-helix domain-containing protein, giving the protein MSNERIVRDAVDRDALEDDEREALEAAGVDPVAVEKKEYSYRMLLEAGLEEELADALRRRFSLPWSFETDGDLEGRSATVRGLGEAEREWIAASGDEEWQAFEATGSRTDSDDRGGGDGGTERPYPRPTPVTTVAGVGPADAETLAEAGIHSAERLATVDAAQVARLLDLDVLHVRTWRYNARELVD